The following coding sequences lie in one Phycicoccus duodecadis genomic window:
- a CDS encoding GNAT family N-acetyltransferase, whose product MTAGSAAGDDDVVVRAATPADLPGMAAIYNDAVLHSLATFDVEPRPDDHYADRLRSEAPGDHVLVAVRQPSAEVLGYAFSGVYRPRAAYDATREVSVYLADVARGRGLGRRLYTELFARVDADGIHTCLAVIAQPNPASEALHRSFGFEPVGTLREVGRKFDRWVDTALWQRRRPAAPDAGP is encoded by the coding sequence GTGACGGCCGGTTCTGCGGCCGGTGACGACGACGTCGTCGTCCGGGCCGCCACCCCGGCCGACCTACCCGGGATGGCCGCCATCTACAACGACGCCGTGCTGCACTCGCTCGCCACCTTCGACGTCGAACCCCGCCCCGACGACCACTACGCCGACCGGCTACGGTCCGAGGCGCCCGGCGACCACGTGCTGGTCGCCGTCCGGCAGCCGTCGGCCGAGGTGCTGGGGTACGCGTTCAGCGGCGTCTACCGCCCACGGGCCGCCTACGACGCGACGCGCGAGGTCTCGGTCTACCTCGCCGACGTGGCCCGCGGCCGGGGGCTCGGGCGCCGCCTGTACACCGAGCTGTTCGCCCGGGTCGACGCCGACGGCATCCACACCTGCCTGGCCGTCATCGCCCAGCCCAACCCGGCCAGCGAGGCCCTGCACCGGTCCTTCGGCTTCGAGCCGGTGGGCACGCTGCGGGAGGTGGGCCGCAAGTTCGACCGCTGGGTCGACACCGCGCTCTGGCAGCGCCGCCGCCCGGCCGCGCCCGACGCCGGGCCCTGA